The Streptomyces sp. WZ-12 genome segment GTCAGCACCCCGCGGCGGGTTGAGCGGCACGAGCCGCAGCTCGCCCAGACCGGTGCCGGGGCGCTGGGTTACGCGGTTCCGCTCAGCGCCGGGATGTTGCTGGGCGGCGCGGTCCTCTACCGCCGGGCGCGTACTGCCGGTAGGTGATCGCCGGCGTCCGGTGACCGCATGACGGAGCGGGCCCCGTCCTCGACGGGGCCCGCTCTCCCGTTCTCACGCGCGACCCGTGCTCACCACGTCGGGCGCGGCTGCCGGATGATCCGGCGGCGCAGTCGAACCCGCCGGCTGCCGTCGGGATTGAGCCGAAGTCGGTCCAACTCCCAGTGTCCGTACTCGGCATGGTCGGTGAGCAGGCGGGTGGTGGCCTTGCGGGAGACGCCCCGAGGCACGTACACATCGCAGAATTCGTATTCCGGCATCGCATCTATTGTGCGGGACCGGCCCCGGTACGGATAGCGTCTGCACTATGTCTGATGCTGCGCAGCCTTCCGCTGCCGAGGTACGTGCCGCCGCTGAGGCGGTCAAAGCCGCGCTGGACCGTCACCTCGACGCGGTCGAACGCCGCGCGGGGGCGGACGATCCCGCCGTCTACGCCGCGTTCGACGAACTCGCCGCGGCTGCTGAGCGCTATGACGAGCTGCTCTACGACACCTACGACGAGGTCACCCCCTTCGAGATCCCCGGGAACGACACCCTGCCCGCCTACGCGGGTCCCGAGGAGCCGAGCACGCTGAGCGTGCTCATCCGGCGCGACTACACCGTCGCCAAGCCGCAGCGCCTGCTGCATCAGGCACAGCGCATCGCGGCCCTGGACCCGGACGCCGCCGACGACGCGACGGGCAACGCCCCGGACGCCGCCGCGCTGGTGGGCAGCAGCGTCTACGCCGCGCTCGGGGTGCTCTTCGGGGAGTACGAACCGGACGAGATCGCCTCCCGGCACAAGGAGTTCGGCCTGGAGGAGGGCGACTCCACGCTGTGGGTGGCGGCCGTCGACGAGCCGACCGAGCCGGGGGAGTGGCTGTCCGCGCCGTTCGACCAGGCCGATCCGCAGCGGGTGGTGTGCCGCTTCGACGTCAGCTCGGTCTTCGACGAGGAGCTCGACGACGACGGGGACGACGATCTGCTGGAGCCGGCCGACCGGAGCCGGTGAGGCACGGCCGTCGCTGAGGCACGGCGCAGCGGGCCCGCGGGACGGACGGCCAACGGGCCGTCGCCCCGCGGGCGGTGCGGTCAGCCCGTCGCGCCGTCCGCCGCCTGCTCCTCGGCCTGGAGCCGCAGCAGCGTCCGCAGCCGGGTGGTGCGCTCCTTGGCGGGCACCTCGGCGACCGCGCGGGCCAGTGCCTGCTCCACGCCCTGGACGACCGACAGATGACGCTCGCCGCGGCCGAAGGCGGTATAGGCCCAGGAGCGGGTCAGGCCGCCGGCGGCGTCGCCGGGGAGCACCACCACCACCGCGGGCCAGCGCCGGCCGACCGCCTGGTGCGCGGTGAGCGCCCAGCCGTGCCGGACCGCGCCGGAGCCGACCTGCTCACGCGGGACGACCACGGCGGTGCCGTCACAGTCGAGGTGCAGGCCGTCGGCGTCGGCGCCCGTGACGGTGCCGGGGAGCGTACGGCCGAGCGCGGGGGAGTAGGCGATGCGGTCGCCCGGGTCGAAGCCGCCGAACCGGCCGGGGCCGGGGTTGAGGCGTTCCTTGAGCGCGGAGTTGAGCGCGCGGGTGCCGGCCGCGCCGCCGTGGCCGACCGTGATGACCTGCGTCTGCTCCGCGGGGACGCCCAGGGCCCTGGGCACCGAGTCGGCGACCAACTGGACCGTGCGGTGCACCGCCTCACCGGCGTCCCGGACGGGGACGATCACCACCTCCTTTCCGGGCGCCTCGGCCGGGCTCAGCTCGCCGATGCCGATGCCCGACACCAGCTCGCCGATCGGGCCGAAGTCCGGGGTGCGGGAGGCGACCTGGGGACAGCACCGCGCCTGGAGGACGTCCGCGAAGAGCCGCCCGGGGCCCGCGGACCACAGCACGCCCGGGTCGCCGCTGAGCACCAGGCGGGCGCCGTCGGCCAGCGACTCCACCAGCAGGGCGGCGGTCTCCAGATCCACCTGCGGGGCGTCCAGGACCACCAGCAGATCGAGCGCGAGGGCACCGTCCGCGTCCCGGCCCGGGCCCTCCTGGCCGGACAGCAGGCCGGCGACGGTCACCGCGGCGTCCGCCTCGGCGGCTTCCGGGGCGGCCTCGGCGAGCTGACCGGCCAGTCGCCGGCGGCCGTCGGGGGTGTGGGTGGCGCCGACGGCCCGCAGGCCGAGCGCGCGGGCGGCGGCGAGCAGCGCGGCGGGCTCGGCGCGGGCCGCCTCGCCGCCGGTGTGGGCCACCAGGCCGCTCTGTGCGGCGGCCCGGATCAGCTCCGCGGCGGAGGGCGAGGGGGCGGCCTCGGCGGCGGCTTCCCAGGCGGCGGAGGAGGGGCGGGGCGTCGCGCCGGCGTCGTCGCCCTCGGGCTGACCGCCCTCCGCGCCGTCATCCGCGGTGTCCTGCGCCTCATCGGCCGGGGCGTCGTCCGTGGTGTCGGCCGGCGCCTCGTCCGTCGGTGACGCGAAGGTGTTCAGCAGCCGGGCCAGGCCGTCGGCGACGCTCTCCTCGGCCATGGCGAGCCGGTCCAGGCCGAGCAGCACGCGGACCGGCCGCTCTTCCTCCTCGTCGTCCTCGTCCGCGGCGCTCCGGGGGCGGCCCGGGGTCTCCAGCGCGTCCTGGAACACCAGCACCGCGCCCTCCGCGATGGCGCTTTGGAGGGCCTCGTCCGGGTCGGGCACGGCGCGCTGGGCGAGGGCGGCGCGCAGCGCGGACGCCTCCAGGGCGGAGTGGCCGGCGAGCGCGGCCTGCTCCAGCAGCCAGCCGATCAGTGCCTGGGCGCGCCGCTCGTCGTCCGGCCCGCAGGCGGCGCCGAGCAGCGCGCGGGCGAAGCCGTCGGCCTGCTCGGGGCGGACGCCGGGCACCGCGAGCAGGTGCCAGGGATCCTCGGCCAGCGCCTCGGCGGCCTGCTGGCCGAGCACCTCCGCGGCCTTCTCCGCCAGCGCCTCGGGGGCGCCGCCGGCGGCCAGCACCCGCCGGACGCCCTCGACGCCGGGCCCTGTCGGGACGGCGGGACGGGCTGCCGGCACCACGGGGCCGGCCGGGGCCTGCGGGGCGTCGGCGTCGGGCCCAGCGGGACGGGACGGTCCCGGCGCACCGGACGGCCCGTCAGGTCGCTGCCCGGCCGGCCGCCGCGATGCCGGGGCCGCCGGCGCGGGCTGCGGGGCCCGGCCGGGGCCCTCGGTGCCGGACGGCTTCGGGCGGGCGGCCGGGGCCGCGCCGCCCCGCGGCGCCTCGGCGAAGAACGACGCGGCGGCGCGCTCCCCGCTCTCCACGGCCCGCACCGCCGCCGCCAGCGCCGCCACGGACGCGGCGGGGCCGGGCTGCGGCGCGCCGCCGTCCCCGTCGCCCGCCCGGCCGCCGGGGACGGCGGCCTTCTGCTCGGGCGGGTTGTCGCCGGCGCGGTCGGTACTCACAGCGTGCTCCAGTCGTGGTCGGGATAGTGGTGCACCGGGGCCGACACATCGTCCAGCGCCCGGCGGATCTCGTCAGGAAGACTAAGCGCCTCCACTGACAACGAAGCTCTGAGCTGCTGCGCAGTGCGGGCGCCGAGGATCGGCGCGCTGACGCCGGGGCGGTCCCGAACCCACGCGAGCGCGACGTGGAGGGGCGTGACCGCCAACCCGTCGGCGGCGGTGGCGACCGCGTCCACGACCCGGCTCGCGGTCTCGTCCAAATAGGGCGCCACGAAGGCCGCGAGGTGCTCCGAGGCACCGCGGGAGTCGGCCGGGGTGGCGTGGCGGTACTTGGCGGTGAGCACCCCGCGGCCCAGCGGGGACGACGGGAGCAGGCCCAGCCCCAAGTCCCGGGCGGCGGGCAGCACTTCGCGCTCGACGCCGCGCTGGAGGAGGGAGTATTCCATCTGCGTGCTCGCCAGCGCGGTGCGCACGCCGGGGGCGGTCAACTGCCAGGTGGCGGCCTTGGCGAGCTGCCAGCCGGAGAAGTTCGAGACGCCCACATAGCGCGCCCGGCCGGTGGCCACAGCCTGGTCGAGCGCCTGGAGGGTCTCCTCCAACGGCGTGCCCGGGTCGAAGGAGTGCAGTTGCCAGAGGTCGACGTGGTCGGTGCCCAGGCGGGCCAGGGAAGCGTCCAGGGCGGCGAGCAGATGGCGGCGCGAGCCGTCGACCCGGCGGTCGGCCGCGAGGACGCTGCCGGCCTTGGTGGCGATCACCAGGTCGTGCCGCGGGACCAGGCCCTCCAGGAGGCGGCCGAGGAGGTACTCGGCGCCGCCGTCGGCGTAGATGTCGGCGGTGTCGACGAGGGTGCCGCCGGCTTCCCAGAAGGTCTTGAGCTGCTCGGCGGCGTCCTGCTCGCCGGTGTCGCGGGCCCAGTTCAACGTGCCCAGTCCGAGCCGGGAGACGCGCAGACCCGTGCGGCCGAGGTGCCTTTGCTCCATGGGCCTGACACTACGCGCCGCGCCCCGCGATCAGGGGACCTGTGGACAACGGCCGGGCTGCCGACGGTTGTCCACAGCTCGCGGCCCGCCGGTGACGACGACCGCACCCGCGCGCTAGAGTCCCCGAAACAGCGACGTTACTGATCGGTAAGGGGAGCGGCATGAGGCTTGGCATCAACCTCGGCTACTGGGGCGCCGGGATGGACTCCGACAATCTCGCGGTGGCGCAGGAGGCCGACCGCCTCGGCTATGCGGTCTGTTGGGCGGCCGAGGCGTACGGCTCCGACGCCCCCACGGTCCTCTCCTGGGTGGCCGCGCAGACCGAGCGGATCGACGTCGGCTCGGCGATCTTCCAGATCCCGGCCCGCACGCCCGCGATGACCGCGATGACGGCGGCGACCCTGGACTCGCTCTCCGGCGGCCGCTTCCGGCTCGGCCTGGGCGTCTCCGGCCCGCAGGTCTCCGAGGGCTGGTACGGCGTGAAGTTCGACAAGCCGCTGGCCCGCACCCGGGAGTACGTGGAGATCGTCCGCAAGGCGATGACCCGCGAGCGGCTCTCCTACGAGGGCGCGCACTGGACGCTGCCGCTGCCGGGCGGCCCCGGCAAGCCGCTGAAGCTCACCGTCCACCCGCAGCGCGAGCACATCCCGCTCTACATCGCCGCCATCGGCCCCAAGAACCTCCAGCAGACCGGCGAGATCGCCGACGGCGCGCTGCTGATCTTCCCCTCCGCCGACCACCTGGAGGAGACCGCGATCTCCCACCTGCGGGCGGGCCGGGAGGCGGCCGGGAAGACCATGGACGGCTTCGACGTCTGCCCGACCCTCCCGCTGGCCATCGGCGAGGACAAGGACGTCAGCGCCCTCGCCGACCAGTTCCGCCCGTACACCGCGCTGTACGTCGGCGGCATGGGCAGCCGCAAGCAGAACTTCTACAACCAGCTCGCGCAGCGGATGGGATACGAGAAGGAGGCCGCCGAGATCCAGGACAAGTACCTGTCCGGGGACAAGAACGGCGCCGCCGCGGCCATCCCGGAGCGGCTGATCGACCAGACCACGCTGCTGGGTTCGGTCGACCGGATCGCCGAGCGGATGCAGGCCTACGCGGCGGCCGGGGTGACCACCCTGACGCTGGCGCCGGCCGGCTTCACCCTGGAGGAGCGGGTGGCCTCGCTGCGCGCCGGCACCGAGGCCCTGGAGCGGGCCGGACTGGCGTAGGTCGCAGGGCTCCCGCGGACGCCAAAAGCCCGGCGCATCGGCGCCGGGCGGGAGCTCTACGGCCGTGGTGGGGGCTCGGGGGTCTTCCCCGCCACGGCCGTCACGGAACTCAACGCCTCAGGGGATGGGCGGGTTACGGGGGCGCGCCCCGGCGGCATCAGGCGAACGGGCGCAGCGGGTCGGGCCCCCGGTTGCCGGCGGCGGAGCACCGCACTGGACTTGCCCTTTCGGGTGTGTCCGTTCGGAGGTGACGCTGATGTTCTCGGCCAGGAGCCTGTTCCAGGAGATCGTCGACCACGACGACTCCTACCGCCTGTTCTGCTCCATCGCGGCCAGTGGGGAGTCCCAGGGAGGTTGGGAGAACGGTCGGATCGCCGCGCTGCTCCCGGAATCCCAGCGGGACTTGGCGCCCAAGGTCGCCCGGCACGGCGCCGACGAGGACAAGCACGGCCGGATCTTTTGCGCCCTGCTGCGCAGGCGCGGCCTGACGCCCGTCGAGGTCCCCGCGGCCACCGACTACACCATGCTGCTGGAGCGGCGGGGCATCGGCCTGACCCACGACAAGCTCCGCCGCGACGAGCCGCTCGACGAGCGGGACGTGGTCACCTACCTCGCGCACAGCCGGGTCACCGAGCAGCGCGCCGCCGAACAACTCCTGCTGCTGCGCCGGTTCTTCGGCGACCACCCCGAGGTCGGCAAGGCGGTCCGGCTGATCTGTCAGGACGAGGAGAACCATCTCGCCTACTGCCACGAGGAGTTGCTGCGGCTGGCCCGGGCCGGTCACGGGCGGCGCATCCAACGGGCCCTGCGGGAGTGCGCGCTGGCCGAGATCGCCGTCCACCGGGACGTCAGCCTGGCCGTGATGGCGCACATGGGCCGCATCCTGGGGTGGCCGGCGGCCAAGTCCGCGCTCCTCAGGGCCGGCATCCTGGCGGTCTACGGCTACGAGCGGCTGCTCGGCTGGCGGCGGATGGTCAGCCTCCGGATGCCCGAGCGGCGTGACGCGCTGGGCGGACCGGCCGCCTCCGCACCGGAGTTCGCCTGACGCACCCGGCCCTCGCGCCCCCTCAGAGCCAGCCGCGGCGCTTGAACAGTCGGTACAGCGACACCTCGATGGCGGCCATCAGCAGCAGGATCAGGGGATAGCCCAGCGGCCACTTCAGCTCCGGCATGTCGGCGAAGTTCATGCCGTAGATGCCCGCGATCAGCGTCGGCACCGCGGCCAGCGCCGCCCACGCCGAGATCTTGCGCATGTCGTCGTTCTGCTGGACCCCCATCTGTGCCAGGTGGGCGGCCAGGATGTCCGACAGCAGCCGATCCAGGCCCTCCACCTGCTCGTTGACGCGGGTCAGATGGTCGCCGACGTCCCGGAAGAACGGCCGGGCGTGATCGTGCACGAACGGCACGCCGGGGCTCTGAAGACGGGTCAG includes the following:
- a CDS encoding aldo/keto reductase; amino-acid sequence: MEQRHLGRTGLRVSRLGLGTLNWARDTGEQDAAEQLKTFWEAGGTLVDTADIYADGGAEYLLGRLLEGLVPRHDLVIATKAGSVLAADRRVDGSRRHLLAALDASLARLGTDHVDLWQLHSFDPGTPLEETLQALDQAVATGRARYVGVSNFSGWQLAKAATWQLTAPGVRTALASTQMEYSLLQRGVEREVLPAARDLGLGLLPSSPLGRGVLTAKYRHATPADSRGASEHLAAFVAPYLDETASRVVDAVATAADGLAVTPLHVALAWVRDRPGVSAPILGARTAQQLRASLSVEALSLPDEIRRALDDVSAPVHHYPDHDWSTL
- a CDS encoding helix-hairpin-helix domain-containing protein, translated to MEHAVSTDRAGDNPPEQKAAVPGGRAGDGDGGAPQPGPAASVAALAAAVRAVESGERAAASFFAEAPRGGAAPAARPKPSGTEGPGRAPQPAPAAPASRRPAGQRPDGPSGAPGPSRPAGPDADAPQAPAGPVVPAARPAVPTGPGVEGVRRVLAAGGAPEALAEKAAEVLGQQAAEALAEDPWHLLAVPGVRPEQADGFARALLGAACGPDDERRAQALIGWLLEQAALAGHSALEASALRAALAQRAVPDPDEALQSAIAEGAVLVFQDALETPGRPRSAADEDDEEEERPVRVLLGLDRLAMAEESVADGLARLLNTFASPTDEAPADTTDDAPADEAQDTADDGAEGGQPEGDDAGATPRPSSAAWEAAAEAAPSPSAAELIRAAAQSGLVAHTGGEAARAEPAALLAAARALGLRAVGATHTPDGRRRLAGQLAEAAPEAAEADAAVTVAGLLSGQEGPGRDADGALALDLLVVLDAPQVDLETAALLVESLADGARLVLSGDPGVLWSAGPGRLFADVLQARCCPQVASRTPDFGPIGELVSGIGIGELSPAEAPGKEVVIVPVRDAGEAVHRTVQLVADSVPRALGVPAEQTQVITVGHGGAAGTRALNSALKERLNPGPGRFGGFDPGDRIAYSPALGRTLPGTVTGADADGLHLDCDGTAVVVPREQVGSGAVRHGWALTAHQAVGRRWPAVVVVLPGDAAGGLTRSWAYTAFGRGERHLSVVQGVEQALARAVAEVPAKERTTRLRTLLRLQAEEQAADGATG
- a CDS encoding DUF5703 family protein, which gives rise to MPEYEFCDVYVPRGVSRKATTRLLTDHAEYGHWELDRLRLNPDGSRRVRLRRRIIRQPRPTW
- a CDS encoding ferritin-like domain-containing protein — translated: MFSARSLFQEIVDHDDSYRLFCSIAASGESQGGWENGRIAALLPESQRDLAPKVARHGADEDKHGRIFCALLRRRGLTPVEVPAATDYTMLLERRGIGLTHDKLRRDEPLDERDVVTYLAHSRVTEQRAAEQLLLLRRFFGDHPEVGKAVRLICQDEENHLAYCHEELLRLARAGHGRRIQRALRECALAEIAVHRDVSLAVMAHMGRILGWPAAKSALLRAGILAVYGYERLLGWRRMVSLRMPERRDALGGPAASAPEFA
- a CDS encoding LLM class F420-dependent oxidoreductase, coding for MRLGINLGYWGAGMDSDNLAVAQEADRLGYAVCWAAEAYGSDAPTVLSWVAAQTERIDVGSAIFQIPARTPAMTAMTAATLDSLSGGRFRLGLGVSGPQVSEGWYGVKFDKPLARTREYVEIVRKAMTRERLSYEGAHWTLPLPGGPGKPLKLTVHPQREHIPLYIAAIGPKNLQQTGEIADGALLIFPSADHLEETAISHLRAGREAAGKTMDGFDVCPTLPLAIGEDKDVSALADQFRPYTALYVGGMGSRKQNFYNQLAQRMGYEKEAAEIQDKYLSGDKNGAAAAIPERLIDQTTLLGSVDRIAERMQAYAAAGVTTLTLAPAGFTLEERVASLRAGTEALERAGLA